Proteins encoded in a region of the Acidobacteriota bacterium genome:
- the lexA gene encoding transcriptional repressor LexA, whose translation MILTKRQKEALDFIKGFIESKGYAPSLKEIGRGLRLSSVATVHKHVSHLVKKGLVKRKWNQNRSIEILPEKVMRMSAEIPLLGMVAAGKPIEAVLQEEFIEIPPGMVKSGKSYVLRVKGNSMIDEQIRDGDYVIVEERSVAENGETVVALLENGEVTLKKFYKEKDQVRLQPANPEIAPIFVKKGDMRIQGVVIGILRKY comes from the coding sequence ATGATACTCACAAAGAGACAGAAAGAGGCTCTGGACTTCATAAAAGGGTTCATCGAATCAAAAGGATATGCCCCCAGCCTCAAGGAAATAGGGAGAGGACTCAGGCTTTCCTCTGTGGCAACCGTTCATAAGCATGTCTCCCACCTGGTTAAGAAGGGGTTAGTGAAGAGGAAGTGGAATCAGAACAGGAGCATCGAGATCCTTCCGGAAAAGGTCATGAGGATGAGTGCCGAGATCCCGCTCCTGGGGATGGTTGCTGCAGGAAAACCGATAGAGGCTGTACTGCAGGAAGAGTTCATAGAGATACCACCGGGGATGGTCAAGTCAGGGAAAAGCTATGTCCTAAGAGTCAAAGGGAACTCTATGATAGACGAGCAGATACGGGACGGGGATTATGTGATTGTCGAGGAGAGGAGTGTCGCAGAGAACGGGGAGACCGTCGTCGCCCTCCTTGAGAACGGAGAGGTGACGCTGAAAAAGTTTTACAAGGAGAAGGACCAAGTAAGGCTGCAACCTGCAAATCCAGAGATAGCGCCGATCTTTGTGAAGAAGGGGGACATGAGGATTCAGGGTGTAGTCATCGGCATTCTCCGCAAGTATTGA
- the dinB gene encoding DNA polymerase IV gives MNRWIAHIDLDAFFVSVEVVLNPSLKGKAVIVGGDPDVGRGVVAAASYQARKFGIHSAMPISRAKRLCPHAIFLRGNHKLYSRASEAVFRIVGNYTPFLEVVSIDEAYLDLSGFERLYGHPLKALERMKLEVKEKLHLTMSAGLASNRLLAKVASAEAKPDGIICILPGYEESFLAPLPIEKLPGVGEKMKERLNLIGVKKVRDIVVIGEELMETIFGETGVSLYWRARGKGDDRIDMDDSMPKSVGHETTFDEDSNDVDFLENNIYYLAEKVGRRLRKKGLRGYTITLKLRYSDFVTLTRSQTIPEATNFDAAIFQVASALFRKGYTRRMKVRLLGVSVCNITSNPWQLGLFTPAFQLKLKDLYRGIDQVREKYGFDSLSCGRSNFLRVIGH, from the coding sequence ATGAACAGGTGGATCGCACATATCGACCTTGATGCTTTCTTCGTCTCGGTGGAGGTGGTCTTGAACCCTTCCCTTAAGGGGAAGGCCGTAATCGTGGGTGGAGACCCTGATGTTGGAAGAGGCGTGGTCGCTGCTGCATCGTACCAGGCAAGGAAATTCGGGATTCACTCCGCCATGCCTATCTCGAGAGCAAAGAGACTCTGCCCCCATGCCATATTTCTGCGGGGAAACCATAAACTTTATTCAAGGGCGTCCGAGGCGGTTTTCAGGATTGTCGGGAACTATACCCCTTTCCTCGAGGTCGTCTCCATAGATGAAGCTTACCTCGATCTTTCAGGATTCGAGAGGCTTTACGGGCATCCCCTGAAAGCCCTCGAAAGGATGAAACTTGAAGTCAAAGAAAAACTCCATCTGACCATGTCGGCGGGGCTCGCGTCAAACAGACTCCTCGCCAAGGTCGCCTCGGCAGAGGCAAAGCCTGACGGGATTATCTGCATCTTGCCAGGATACGAGGAGTCCTTCCTGGCGCCACTTCCGATTGAGAAACTTCCCGGCGTCGGCGAGAAGATGAAAGAGAGACTCAACCTCATCGGGGTGAAGAAGGTGCGAGACATCGTTGTCATAGGGGAAGAGCTGATGGAGACAATCTTCGGAGAGACGGGGGTTTCTCTCTACTGGAGGGCCAGAGGGAAGGGAGATGACAGGATTGATATGGATGACTCAATGCCTAAATCTGTGGGGCACGAGACGACCTTCGACGAGGACAGCAATGACGTTGATTTCCTTGAGAACAACATCTACTATCTCGCGGAGAAGGTCGGTCGGCGATTGAGAAAGAAGGGGCTGAGAGGATACACCATCACCCTCAAGCTAAGGTATTCGGACTTCGTGACGCTCACAAGGTCGCAGACCATCCCGGAAGCCACCAACTTCGACGCCGCAATCTTTCAGGTGGCGAGTGCGCTTTTCAGGAAAGGGTACACGAGAAGAATGAAGGTGAGGCTCCTTGGCGTCTCTGTTTGCAATATCACCTCGAATCCATGGCAGCTCGGACTCTTCACCCCAGCCTTCCAGTTGAAACTGAAGGACCTTTACAGAGGCATCGATCAAGTGAGAGAGAAGTACGGGTTCGATTCTCTCTCGTGTGGACGCTCCAACTTTCTCCGCGTTATCGGACATTGA